The Faecalibacter sp. LW9 genome has a segment encoding these proteins:
- a CDS encoding type III pantothenate kinase yields the protein MLLAVNIGNSNIRFAVFKNDSEVITWTINSKPARTEYEFFAKFSNMYEPFGINKEDITDIVIGSVVPPLTMNVKIALRKIHGFKPMIVDRDTPGGIVQYSKQMGTDLYANAVAAHHLGYEGKKIVIDFGTALTFLAIDEVGEVTGVIIAPGINTALNSLVGETAQLPEIELKAPATVLGRDTVTCMQSGMVFGYLSMVEGMIDRINKELNANCTVISTGGLGGIYKPLSDKIQFDDRLHTIKGLKLLYDLNKENFKK from the coding sequence AGTTAATATCGGCAATTCGAATATTCGTTTTGCCGTTTTTAAAAACGATTCAGAAGTCATTACTTGGACGATAAATTCAAAACCGGCGCGTACAGAATATGAGTTTTTTGCAAAATTCAGTAATATGTACGAACCGTTCGGAATCAACAAGGAGGATATTACAGACATTGTGATTGGTTCGGTTGTGCCACCTTTAACCATGAATGTAAAAATTGCGTTGAGAAAGATTCACGGTTTTAAACCGATGATAGTCGATCGTGATACACCTGGTGGAATTGTTCAGTATTCGAAACAAATGGGAACAGATTTATATGCGAATGCAGTCGCTGCTCATCATTTGGGATATGAAGGAAAGAAAATCGTGATTGATTTCGGAACAGCGTTAACGTTTTTAGCCATTGATGAGGTCGGAGAGGTGACAGGAGTAATTATAGCACCTGGAATTAATACGGCTTTAAATTCGTTAGTAGGAGAAACAGCTCAGTTACCAGAAATCGAATTGAAAGCGCCAGCCACTGTTTTAGGTCGTGATACCGTTACATGTATGCAATCGGGAATGGTGTTCGGGTACCTTTCAATGGTTGAAGGTATGATTGATCGAATCAATAAAGAATTAAATGCAAATTGTACGGTAATTTCTACAGGAGGTTTGGGAGGAATTTATAAACCACTTTCAGATAAAATCCAGTTTGACGATCGCTTACATACGATAAAAGGATTGAAATTATTGTATGATTTGAATAAAGAGAATTTCAAGAAATAA
- a CDS encoding acyltransferase has translation MLPNLTSLRFFLALFVVLFHLSEFALNRGFPYYNNHPIFFKGNEAVYVFFTLSGFLIIRNLIREKFTFGKINLIQFYKKRALRIFPLYYLVLFIGLVYYNLILQFFGFEFERKYNLVEGIFQGIFFLPNILANDQPGGILEVLWSIGIEEQFYLIIAPIFFLINRKYILLFLIGFTFIYALIFHLKVLPFLIQYRMYFYFFSMGGILSFIEFKNFNKLDYKILEILNYTIFIIIFFTNIFQENLSDLGLHLLYSLNFSATIYYLSKKSIPILDSKVLNYLGSISYGIYMYHAIIFQVVGFIFLNIKINNDSLHIVLFYSLVISMTILISSLSYKYFESYFLKLND, from the coding sequence ATGTTACCCAATTTAACATCTTTACGATTTTTTCTAGCATTATTTGTGGTATTATTTCATTTATCTGAATTTGCATTAAATAGAGGTTTTCCATATTATAATAATCACCCTATTTTTTTTAAGGGAAATGAAGCGGTTTATGTATTTTTCACATTAAGCGGTTTTTTAATCATTAGAAATTTGATTAGAGAGAAATTTACTTTTGGAAAAATAAATCTTATTCAATTTTATAAGAAAAGAGCATTAAGGATATTTCCATTATATTATTTAGTTTTATTTATAGGATTGGTATATTATAACTTGATTCTTCAATTTTTTGGATTTGAATTTGAAAGGAAATACAATCTTGTAGAAGGAATATTTCAAGGGATATTTTTTCTACCGAATATTTTAGCAAATGATCAACCAGGTGGAATTTTAGAAGTATTATGGTCAATAGGTATTGAAGAACAATTTTATCTGATTATTGCTCCAATATTTTTCTTAATCAATAGAAAATATATTTTACTTTTTTTAATTGGATTTACATTTATTTATGCTTTAATTTTTCATTTAAAAGTATTACCATTCTTAATCCAATATAGAATGTATTTTTATTTTTTCTCTATGGGTGGAATATTAAGTTTTATTGAATTTAAGAATTTCAATAAATTAGATTATAAAATTCTTGAAATTCTAAATTATACGATATTTATAATCATATTTTTTACGAATATCTTTCAAGAGAACTTAAGTGATTTGGGGTTACATTTATTGTATTCCTTAAATTTTTCTGCTACAATTTATTATCTTTCAAAGAAATCTATTCCTATTTTAGATTCAAAGGTGTTGAATTATTTAGGCTCTATTTCATATGGGATTTATATGTATCATGCAATTATATTTCAGGTTGTTGGTTTTATTTTTTTAAATATAAAGATTAACAATGATTCATTACACATCGTTTTATTTTATAGTTTAGTGATTAGTATGACAATATTAATATCGTCTCTTTCTTATAAATATTTTGAAAGTTACTTTCTCAAATTAAATGACTAG
- a CDS encoding IS3 family transposase (programmed frameshift): MNSSDSERKKRTQRDYTLGFKLAVVSQIEKGDFTYKQAQKCYGIQGRSTVLVWLRKYGNLDWSKPVIHTMSKSEETPAQKIKRLEQELADEKLRVKILNTMIDIADEQLGTQIRKKYNTQQSSNSKNKITVSCSCRLLGLSRQSFYAALKRHSIRESELLQVKKLVLEVRIKLPRIGTRKLYYILNEQLKELNIKMGRDALFDYLRRENLLITPKKQYTRTTFSKHWLRKHPNLYKEIEINKPEQVFVSDITYVKTKQAVCYLSLVTDAYSRKIMGYSVSENMNAENVSIALKMAIKNRINNEKLIHHSDRGLQYCSEYYQTILKQNQIIPSMTDGYDCYQNALAERINGILKQEFLIEKTKDITELTKMVEQSVYLYNNTRPHLSLNMQTPEMRHKKSEEIKSLQI, from the exons ATGAACTCATCAGATTCAGAAAGAAAAAAGAGAACACAACGCGATTACACCTTAGGCTTTAAATTAGCCGTTGTATCCCAAATAGAAAAAGGCGACTTTACTTACAAACAAGCTCAAAAATGCTATGGAATACAAGGAAGAAGTACAGTTTTGGTTTGGCTCAGAAAATATGGTAACTTAGATTGGAGCAAACCAGTTATTCATACTATGTCAAAATCAGAAGAAACTCCAGCGCAAAAAATTAAACGGTTAGAACAAGAATTGGCTGATGAAAAGCTAAGAGTCAAAATACTTAATACAATGATTGATATAGCCGATGAACAGCTTGGTACTCAAATCAGAAAAAAGTACAATACCCAACAATCCTCAAACTCCAAAAACAAG ATAACTGTTTCTTGCTCATGTCGATTGCTTGGGTTAAGTCGCCAAAGTTTCTATGCTGCACTAAAACGTCATTCTATTCGAGAATCAGAGCTTTTACAGGTTAAAAAATTAGTTCTAGAAGTTCGAATAAAATTACCAAGAATAGGAACTCGAAAGCTTTATTATATTCTGAATGAACAGCTAAAAGAGCTAAACATAAAGATGGGTCGAGATGCTTTGTTTGATTATCTGAGAAGAGAAAATTTACTTATAACACCTAAAAAACAATACACAAGAACCACATTCTCTAAACATTGGTTAAGGAAACATCCTAATTTATACAAAGAAATAGAGATTAATAAACCAGAACAGGTCTTTGTAAGTGATATAACGTATGTAAAAACCAAGCAAGCCGTTTGTTATCTTTCTTTAGTGACAGATGCTTATAGTCGAAAAATAATGGGTTATTCTGTAAGTGAAAATATGAATGCGGAAAATGTATCTATAGCGCTAAAAATGGCTATTAAAAATAGAATAAATAATGAGAAATTAATCCATCATTCGGATAGAGGCTTACAGTATTGCTCGGAATATTATCAGACAATTTTAAAACAAAATCAGATCATACCATCGATGACAGACGGCTATGATTGTTATCAAAATGCTTTAGCGGAAAGAATTAATGGGATATTGAAACAAGAGTTTTTAATCGAAAAAACAAAAGATATTACTGAATTAACCAAAATGGTAGAACAAAGTGTGTATCTTTATAATAACACACGACCTCATTTGAGTCTCAATATGCAGACCCCTGAAATGAGACACAAAAAATCCGAAGAAATAAAATCTCTTCAGATATAA
- a CDS encoding sigma-70 family RNA polymerase sigma factor, which translates to MKLFINSKKSAEELLVERLKKSDQKAQRELYDQCAKKMLAVCRSYIADAHYAEDCMINGFCKVFNHVVKFENKGSFEGWVRRIMVNECLTFLRSNKTLIYVDDARISSYDDIDDELDKLEFTFNVEEVLQELPETYRLVFNLHILEDYSHQEIAEALNISVSSSKTQLFRAKAKLKEIILTKKRVQHEI; encoded by the coding sequence GTGAAACTATTTATTAATTCTAAAAAATCAGCAGAAGAGCTTTTGGTCGAACGGCTAAAAAAATCTGATCAAAAAGCACAACGCGAATTGTACGATCAATGTGCCAAGAAAATGTTAGCCGTTTGTCGCAGTTATATTGCCGATGCACATTACGCAGAAGATTGCATGATTAATGGTTTTTGTAAAGTGTTTAATCACGTAGTGAAATTTGAAAATAAAGGAAGTTTTGAAGGATGGGTTCGACGAATTATGGTCAACGAATGCTTAACGTTTTTACGATCGAACAAAACATTGATTTATGTGGATGATGCACGGATATCTTCATACGATGATATTGATGATGAATTGGACAAATTAGAATTCACATTTAATGTCGAAGAAGTGCTACAAGAGTTGCCAGAAACGTATCGCTTGGTTTTTAATCTTCATATCCTAGAAGATTATTCGCATCAGGAAATTGCAGAGGCATTAAACATTTCGGTCTCGTCGAGTAAGACACAATTGTTTCGTGCAAAAGCCAAATTAAAAGAAATCATCCTAACCAAAAAAAGAGTTCAACATGAAATTTAA
- a CDS encoding TonB-dependent receptor yields the protein MIKRIIVAGMLCLFATPSFAQNIAIDFNKGGNQDKVSPKVREKMDEFQLQIREIVNEEKAKLDAEIQKVEKDLAEGKLSKTEADEKKEALAIQSSDLINERIQAVNFDLDELIKKQVAFAILNGNDADAVPTKSELEKKHRATHNITGYIGYGFMGFSEKQNKELDNRLGFSNNFELGLSYTKQFNRESPWSLKSGMVFSWRTIRLDDDYKFVRDTDGNTGLMHNETQLDKSKLRGSYLIVPLGLQYTFGKTVTIDDFKYYKEKDIAITANVYGGVKLANNNIVKGDNVSFRDKKDYNLNPFIYGAQLTFKINSVNIYARKEFSNYFDKNTFDDRKMFQVGINFGF from the coding sequence ATGATAAAGAGAATTATCGTAGCAGGAATGCTGTGCCTTTTCGCTACACCGTCTTTCGCTCAAAATATTGCCATCGATTTTAATAAAGGTGGAAATCAAGATAAAGTTAGTCCTAAAGTTCGTGAAAAAATGGACGAATTTCAACTTCAAATTCGTGAAATTGTAAATGAAGAAAAAGCAAAATTAGATGCCGAAATCCAAAAAGTAGAAAAGGATTTAGCAGAAGGTAAACTTTCGAAAACAGAAGCGGACGAAAAGAAAGAGGCATTAGCTATTCAATCTTCAGATTTAATCAACGAAAGAATTCAAGCAGTAAACTTTGATTTAGATGAATTGATTAAAAAACAAGTAGCTTTTGCCATTTTGAATGGAAATGATGCTGATGCAGTTCCAACAAAATCGGAATTAGAAAAAAAGCATCGTGCAACGCATAATATCACAGGTTATATTGGATACGGTTTTATGGGATTTTCTGAAAAACAAAATAAGGAATTAGATAACCGTTTAGGGTTTTCGAATAACTTTGAGTTAGGTCTTTCTTATACAAAGCAATTTAACCGCGAAAGTCCTTGGTCGTTGAAATCTGGAATGGTCTTCTCTTGGCGTACGATACGTTTGGACGACGATTACAAATTTGTGAGAGATACTGATGGAAATACAGGATTAATGCATAATGAGACACAATTGGATAAAAGTAAATTGAGAGGTTCATATTTAATTGTTCCATTGGGTTTACAGTATACATTTGGAAAAACAGTTACAATTGACGATTTTAAGTATTACAAAGAAAAAGATATTGCAATAACTGCTAATGTTTATGGAGGTGTAAAATTGGCAAATAATAATATTGTAAAAGGAGACAACGTAAGTTTTAGAGATAAGAAAGATTATAACTTGAATCCGTTTATTTATGGTGCGCAATTAACATTTAAGATTAATTCAGTGAACATCTATGCGCGTAAAGAGTTCTCGAACTACTTTGATAAAAATACATTCGATGATCGTAAAATGTTCCAAGTAGGAATTAACTTCGGATTCTAA
- a CDS encoding SIMPL domain-containing protein: MKSIFTFLFLLTASIYSFAQKNFIDQPYIETTAKADTLIAPDRIYLTITLNEADSKNKISLEEQEKKLEQTLRKLNINIEKQLFMDDAGSNFKNYFLKGQNIIKVKQFSLLLYDAPTAGKVLYELELNGISNVNLLKTEYSKEADLINFLKAKAMKQSKINADNMAKAIDQKVGKAIHIGENSVMNLSGNVQGLRIRGMAKIKESQEYKPMDIEFKKLQYEANVQVKYALE, from the coding sequence ATGAAATCTATTTTCACATTTCTATTCCTACTTACAGCTAGTATTTACAGCTTTGCACAAAAGAATTTTATCGATCAACCTTACATCGAAACAACTGCCAAAGCAGATACATTAATTGCACCGGATCGTATTTATCTGACCATAACATTAAACGAAGCCGATTCTAAAAACAAAATCAGTTTAGAAGAACAAGAAAAAAAATTAGAACAAACATTACGAAAGCTAAACATCAATATCGAAAAACAATTGTTTATGGATGATGCTGGAAGTAATTTTAAAAATTACTTTTTAAAAGGTCAGAATATCATTAAAGTAAAACAATTTTCGCTATTACTTTATGATGCACCAACTGCTGGAAAAGTGTTATATGAATTAGAATTAAACGGAATTTCAAATGTTAATTTATTAAAAACTGAATATTCTAAAGAGGCTGATCTAATAAACTTTTTAAAAGCGAAAGCGATGAAACAAAGTAAAATTAATGCGGATAATATGGCGAAAGCAATTGATCAGAAAGTTGGGAAAGCTATTCATATTGGAGAAAATTCCGTGATGAATTTATCTGGTAATGTTCAAGGTCTTAGAATACGAGGAATGGCTAAGATAAAAGAAAGTCAAGAATACAAACCAATGGATATTGAATTTAAAAAACTTCAGTATGAAGCCAATGTTCAAGTGAAATATGCATTAGAATAA
- a CDS encoding PH domain-containing protein, producing the protein MDSKYKSKIGLELIILAYLPFISLFYFVYKEFNLVGTIVIGVLFFFITYLLFSTIYTIDSNSKKLVIQSGFIFHKKIDIEHIKAINKSRSWISSPALSVDRIEIFYNKYDSILISPKNKENFIQQLQQINPNIKTYI; encoded by the coding sequence ATGGATTCAAAATATAAATCAAAAATTGGATTAGAATTAATTATTCTCGCCTATTTACCATTTATCTCTTTATTTTATTTTGTCTATAAAGAATTTAATCTCGTCGGAACAATCGTTATTGGTGTATTATTCTTTTTCATAACTTACTTACTATTTTCCACCATATATACCATTGACTCCAATTCGAAAAAATTAGTGATTCAATCTGGTTTTATATTTCATAAAAAGATTGATATTGAACATATCAAAGCAATTAATAAATCAAGAAGTTGGATTAGTAGTCCTGCTCTTTCTGTTGATCGTATTGAAATATTTTACAATAAATATGATTCCATTTTAATCTCCCCGAAAAACAAAGAAAATTTTATCCAACAATTGCAACAAATTAACCCAAATATAAAAACATACATATGA
- a CDS encoding YkgJ family cysteine cluster protein, whose translation MNLEEYFKKAREKQKEHKAFLAKLKKKPPKNLDQQMEDIHEEVFDRIDCLSCANCCKTTGPLFTNKDIERLAHVFRLKPSQFIEKYLRIDEDNDYVLQQTPCPFLDSDNYCLVYEDRPKACREYPHTDRKKFYQINHLTIKNTLICPATYEVVEQMQKQIKL comes from the coding sequence TTGAATTTAGAAGAATATTTCAAAAAAGCCCGCGAAAAACAAAAAGAACACAAAGCGTTTTTAGCTAAGCTGAAGAAAAAACCACCTAAAAATTTAGACCAACAAATGGAGGATATCCACGAAGAAGTCTTCGATCGTATCGATTGCCTTTCGTGTGCCAACTGTTGCAAAACAACTGGACCTCTATTTACCAATAAAGATATTGAACGTTTGGCACATGTGTTTCGTTTGAAACCAAGCCAATTTATCGAGAAATATCTACGCATTGATGAAGATAACGATTATGTCTTACAACAAACACCTTGTCCATTCTTGGATTCGGATAATTATTGTTTGGTGTACGAAGATCGACCAAAAGCATGTCGTGAATATCCACACACGGATCGTAAAAAGTTTTATCAAATCAATCATTTAACGATTAAAAATACGCTAATTTGTCCTGCGACTTATGAAGTGGTGGAACAAATGCAAAAACAAATTAAATTGTAA
- a CDS encoding hydroxymethylglutaryl-CoA reductase, degradative — protein sequence MKHQPVEGFSKLSKEGKIEWLVNEYLNGDEKAIQTLKQYWNDDADLQKLHDEFSENTISNFYMPFGLAPNFLINDELYTIPMAVEESSVVAAASKAAKFWLDRGGFKTTVLSTTKLGHVHFMYEGDVEKLRTAFENNIKAKLIEETNDITKNMRARNGGILNLELIDKTADLENYFQIKGSFETVDSMGANFINSCLEQFAKTLKNEIDADDTFTPEEKESVQIVMCILSNYTPDCIVRAEVSCPVEQLAEGNVSAEEFVEKFSRAVRIAEIEPYRATTHNKGIMNGIDAVVIATGNDFRAVEACAHTYAAKDGQYSSLTHCEVKDGIFRFWIDLPTALGTIGGLTSLHPIVKLALGILGKPSASELMGIVAVAGLAQNFAALRSLVTTGIQKGHMKMHLMNILNQLEATDEEKQYFVNFFKDKTVTHHTVIEEFGKLRGIKAEQEIKKD from the coding sequence ATGAAACATCAACCCGTAGAAGGATTTTCGAAATTATCGAAAGAAGGAAAAATTGAATGGTTAGTCAACGAATACCTTAATGGTGACGAAAAAGCCATCCAAACTTTGAAACAATATTGGAACGACGATGCAGACTTACAGAAACTGCACGACGAATTCTCTGAAAATACAATCTCTAACTTTTATATGCCTTTTGGTTTAGCACCAAACTTTTTAATCAACGATGAATTATACACGATCCCAATGGCGGTCGAAGAATCTTCGGTAGTTGCAGCTGCTTCTAAAGCTGCTAAATTTTGGTTAGACCGAGGTGGATTTAAAACAACAGTTCTTTCAACAACAAAATTAGGTCACGTTCATTTTATGTACGAAGGTGATGTTGAAAAATTAAGAACAGCGTTTGAAAACAATATTAAAGCAAAATTAATCGAGGAAACGAATGATATTACCAAAAATATGCGTGCGCGTAATGGTGGAATCTTAAACCTTGAATTAATTGATAAAACTGCAGATTTAGAAAACTACTTCCAAATTAAAGGATCGTTTGAAACGGTGGATTCGATGGGAGCGAATTTCATTAATTCATGTTTAGAGCAATTTGCCAAAACATTGAAAAATGAAATCGATGCTGATGATACTTTTACACCTGAAGAAAAAGAGTCAGTGCAAATCGTCATGTGTATTTTATCGAACTACACACCAGATTGTATTGTACGAGCTGAAGTTTCTTGTCCTGTTGAACAATTAGCGGAAGGAAATGTTTCGGCTGAAGAATTCGTTGAGAAATTCTCTCGTGCCGTTCGCATTGCAGAAATTGAACCTTACCGTGCGACAACGCATAACAAAGGAATCATGAACGGAATTGATGCAGTGGTTATCGCAACAGGAAATGATTTCCGTGCGGTAGAAGCTTGTGCGCATACGTATGCAGCAAAAGATGGTCAGTATTCTTCCTTAACACATTGTGAAGTAAAAGATGGAATTTTCCGTTTTTGGATTGATTTACCAACCGCTTTAGGAACAATTGGTGGATTAACATCTTTACATCCAATCGTAAAATTAGCGTTAGGAATTTTAGGAAAACCTTCAGCTTCTGAATTAATGGGAATTGTAGCAGTTGCTGGTTTAGCGCAAAACTTTGCGGCTTTACGTTCGTTAGTGACAACTGGAATCCAAAAAGGACACATGAAAATGCACTTGATGAACATCTTAAACCAATTGGAAGCAACAGACGAAGAAAAACAATACTTTGTGAACTTCTTTAAAGATAAAACGGTTACTCATCATACCGTGATTGAAGAGTTCGGAAAATTAAGAGGCATCAAAGCAGAACAAGAAATTAAAAAGGATTAG
- a CDS encoding S9 family peptidase: MKKTLLSFLVCTVSMYTYAQKITLENIYGGKYSERGLRGVNSMNDGENYTILNEKGLVKKTYQSTLNKSIDKEVVLVSGKFQGYEFSGDERYVLLQNNAESIFRHSFTATYEVFDTQTKSKVKVFDGKAIQEPLFSPDASKVAFAYENNLYVQDLKSNQITQITKDGKKNEIINGICDWVYEEEFGFVRHFDWNADGTALAFVRFDESKVKEINIPIYYQNLYPQELKFKYPKAGEDNSEVSLHVYNIKSNTTDKVDLSGVQNYYIPQIKFSKKSNLLTVITSNRHHNNVDVSFYDINTKKVNKLFTETNKAWIETDHFTLEFLNDNSFLWASERDGNNHMYHYADNGKLIRQITKGDWEVTRYYGYNPANKTIYYQSTANNGKRVSTERQIFAVSLDGKKTTQLTKLAGTNNAAFSKNFTYFINTFSNIDTPRTVSLVETKTGKDLGIIMNNDHVKQRVQADNIGSKELFTLTTAAGHELNAYVIKPKDFDPTKKYPVLMYQYSGPGSQNVNNTWQSTNDYWHQMLAQEGYLVFCVDGRGTGYKGEAFKKVTYMQLGKYEVEDQIAAAVEIGKLPYVDASRIGIWGWSFGGYMSSNALFKGNDVFKAAIAVAPVTNWRFYDTVYTERFMRTPQENAAGYDDNSPINHVDKFNKGSFLLVHGTADDNVHPQNAFELSEALIQANKDFQMLYYTDKDHGIYGGNTRVHLYRQMTNFLKNNL; this comes from the coding sequence ATGAAAAAGACTTTACTAAGTTTTCTGGTTTGTACGGTAAGTATGTATACTTATGCACAGAAAATTACGTTGGAAAATATTTATGGAGGGAAATACAGCGAACGTGGTTTGCGTGGCGTAAACTCGATGAATGATGGTGAAAACTATACCATTTTAAATGAAAAAGGTTTAGTGAAGAAAACCTATCAATCGACATTGAATAAATCTATTGATAAGGAAGTGGTATTAGTATCAGGAAAATTCCAAGGATATGAATTTTCAGGTGATGAGCGTTATGTATTACTACAAAACAATGCAGAAAGTATTTTCCGTCATTCGTTTACAGCAACGTATGAAGTGTTTGATACGCAAACGAAATCTAAAGTAAAAGTCTTTGATGGTAAAGCTATTCAAGAGCCATTATTTTCACCAGATGCTTCTAAAGTTGCATTTGCTTACGAGAACAATTTATATGTTCAAGATTTAAAATCGAACCAAATCACTCAAATCACAAAAGATGGAAAGAAAAATGAAATCATCAATGGGATTTGTGATTGGGTATACGAAGAAGAGTTTGGATTTGTTCGTCATTTCGATTGGAATGCCGATGGAACCGCTTTAGCTTTTGTTCGTTTTGATGAATCAAAAGTAAAAGAAATCAATATTCCGATTTATTACCAAAATTTATATCCTCAAGAATTAAAATTCAAATACCCAAAAGCGGGAGAAGATAATTCAGAGGTTTCATTACATGTTTACAATATAAAATCGAATACGACAGATAAAGTAGATTTAAGTGGAGTACAGAACTATTACATTCCTCAAATCAAATTTTCAAAAAAATCGAATTTATTAACGGTGATTACTTCAAACCGTCACCACAACAATGTTGATGTTTCATTTTACGATATTAATACTAAAAAAGTCAACAAGTTATTTACTGAAACGAATAAAGCGTGGATTGAAACGGATCATTTTACTTTAGAGTTCTTAAATGATAATTCATTTTTATGGGCTTCGGAGCGCGATGGAAACAACCACATGTATCATTATGCCGATAATGGAAAATTAATTCGTCAGATCACGAAAGGTGATTGGGAAGTGACGCGTTACTATGGATACAATCCTGCGAACAAAACAATCTATTACCAATCGACTGCAAATAATGGAAAGCGAGTTTCTACAGAACGTCAGATTTTTGCAGTTTCACTAGATGGAAAGAAAACAACGCAGTTAACAAAATTAGCGGGAACTAATAATGCCGCGTTCTCAAAGAATTTTACTTATTTCATCAATACATTCTCTAACATCGATACACCTCGTACGGTAAGTTTAGTGGAAACGAAAACAGGAAAAGATTTAGGAATTATCATGAACAATGATCACGTAAAACAGCGTGTTCAAGCAGATAATATTGGATCGAAAGAATTATTCACTTTAACAACAGCTGCAGGTCACGAATTGAATGCTTATGTGATTAAACCGAAAGATTTTGACCCAACTAAAAAGTATCCAGTTTTAATGTATCAATATTCTGGACCTGGTTCTCAAAACGTCAATAACACATGGCAATCGACAAACGACTATTGGCACCAAATGTTAGCACAAGAAGGTTACTTGGTTTTCTGTGTGGATGGTCGTGGAACCGGTTACAAAGGTGAAGCATTTAAGAAAGTCACGTATATGCAATTGGGTAAATATGAAGTGGAAGATCAAATTGCTGCTGCTGTAGAAATCGGAAAATTACCTTACGTAGATGCATCTCGTATTGGAATTTGGGGATGGTCGTTTGGTGGATATATGTCGTCGAATGCTTTATTCAAAGGAAACGACGTGTTCAAAGCAGCGATTGCAGTTGCCCCAGTAACAAACTGGCGTTTTTACGACACAGTTTACACGGAACGATTCATGCGAACACCACAAGAAAATGCGGCTGGATATGATGACAATTCACCAATTAATCATGTCGATAAATTTAACAAAGGAAGTTTCCTATTGGTTCATGGAACAGCAGACGATAATGTACATCCACAAAATGCATTTGAGTTATCAGAAGCCTTAATTCAAGCCAATAAAGATTTCCAAATGTTATATTACACAGATAAAGACCACGGAATTTACGGTGGAAACACACGCGTACATTTGTATCGTCAGATGACAAATTTCTTGAAGAACAACTTATAA